A portion of the Micromonospora vinacea genome contains these proteins:
- a CDS encoding acyl carrier protein: MRAEVRAFVVEQLADMNYDVEGLDDDTTLGPSGVDLESLALADLSVRVEDRYGLTFADDESEQLALMTVGEFTTMVANRVTEATSDKA, encoded by the coding sequence ATGAGAGCCGAGGTCCGCGCCTTCGTCGTCGAGCAGCTCGCCGACATGAACTACGACGTCGAGGGGCTCGACGACGACACCACGCTCGGTCCGTCCGGCGTCGACCTGGAGTCTCTCGCCCTGGCCGACCTGTCCGTCCGGGTCGAGGACCGTTACGGCCTGACGTTCGCCGACGACGAGTCGGAGCAGCTGGCCCTCATGACGGTCGGCGAGTTCACCACAATGGTCGCCAACCGCGTCACCGAGGCGACGAGCGACAAAGCCTGA
- a CDS encoding beta-ketoacyl synthase N-terminal-like domain-containing protein yields MVEARVAQLTGVYAVSALGRGADAQLAGALAGVPAFGPVSRFDTAARRVTVAATVPEVGTLPDELAAAIDAACRAAGLDRAQRTGCALLLAVHGGPALGAGPAAGAGPALGTAPAVLAGQLAARCGLSGHTRVYTSACVSASTAVADAAAQITRGDVERVVVAAGYLVESDQFALFDAGRALAVDGAVRPFSAGRRGLLLGDGVVAVVLESSTGRRRGVDPVATVVGWGRAGDAFHPCQPEPGGTGLARAVDAALRRAGLPPDAVGYVNANATGTAQSDAAEAAALRRALGGHGTRVAVSSTKSVHGHALEASGLLELVVTALALRHGELPVNAGWLGPDDSCPLNVVKDQPQKTTATHALTLNAAFGGANTALLVGVG; encoded by the coding sequence ATGGTTGAGGCGCGCGTCGCCCAGCTCACCGGCGTGTACGCGGTCAGTGCCCTGGGGCGGGGCGCCGACGCGCAGCTCGCCGGTGCGCTGGCCGGGGTGCCGGCGTTCGGACCGGTGAGCCGGTTCGACACCGCTGCCCGCCGGGTCACAGTGGCGGCCACGGTGCCCGAGGTGGGCACGCTCCCCGACGAGCTGGCCGCCGCGATCGACGCGGCCTGCCGGGCGGCCGGCCTGGACCGTGCGCAGCGCACGGGCTGCGCCCTGCTGCTCGCCGTGCACGGCGGCCCGGCCCTCGGTGCGGGCCCCGCCGCCGGTGCAGGCCCGGCCCTCGGTACGGCCCCGGCCGTGCTCGCCGGTCAGCTCGCCGCTCGATGTGGACTGTCCGGTCACACCCGGGTCTACACCAGCGCCTGCGTGTCGGCGAGCACGGCGGTGGCCGACGCCGCCGCCCAGATCACCCGCGGTGACGTCGAGCGGGTGGTGGTCGCGGCCGGCTACCTGGTCGAATCGGACCAGTTCGCGCTCTTCGACGCCGGTCGCGCCCTCGCTGTCGACGGGGCGGTCCGCCCGTTCAGCGCCGGCCGGCGGGGGTTGCTACTGGGTGACGGCGTGGTCGCGGTGGTGCTGGAATCGAGCACCGGCCGGCGACGCGGCGTCGATCCGGTGGCCACAGTGGTCGGTTGGGGGCGGGCCGGCGACGCGTTCCATCCCTGCCAGCCGGAGCCCGGCGGCACCGGACTGGCCCGCGCTGTCGACGCCGCGCTGCGCCGGGCAGGGCTGCCACCGGACGCCGTCGGCTACGTCAACGCCAACGCCACCGGTACCGCGCAGAGCGACGCCGCCGAGGCAGCCGCCCTGCGTCGGGCCCTCGGCGGGCATGGCACCCGGGTCGCGGTCAGCTCCACGAAGTCGGTGCACGGGCACGCGTTGGAGGCGTCCGGGCTGCTCGAACTGGTGGTCACCGCCCTCGCGCTGCGCCACGGCGAGCTTCCGGTCAACGCCGGCTGGCTAGGACCCGACGACTCCTGCCCCCTGAACGTCGTCAAGGACCAACCACAGAAGACGACGGCAACCCACGCCCTGACCCTCAACGCCGCCTTCGGCGGCGCCAACACCGCTCTCCTGGTCGGCGTCGGATGA
- a CDS encoding acyl carrier protein has product MSGQPDLGRADLMTMLAELTAKPAAEVSDRIGSMELAWLVHLVEQRYDCRLDLTDDELAGIRTVDDALVVFRASLTASADG; this is encoded by the coding sequence ATGAGCGGTCAGCCCGATCTGGGGCGAGCTGACCTGATGACCATGCTCGCCGAACTCACCGCGAAACCGGCTGCCGAGGTGTCCGACCGGATCGGCTCGATGGAGCTTGCCTGGCTGGTGCACCTCGTCGAGCAGCGCTACGACTGCCGGCTCGACCTCACCGACGACGAACTGGCCGGTATCCGTACCGTCGACGACGCCCTGGTGGTGTTCCGGGCGTCGCTGACCGCCTCCGCAGATGGTTGA
- a CDS encoding beta-ketoacyl synthase chain length factor, with protein MPGFVHSDFAPVVVVVAERCLRRGYGSAGVPAGVRTGIVLVSASGDLASAQHVRETVEAGGRVGPLFFFQSVPNSVAGHIAARWDLRGPVVCLSPTGDPYSDGVAEADLLRDDGDADEVLLILIEQAPDRPTEAVAVLLGGGARQ; from the coding sequence GTGCCGGGGTTCGTGCACTCGGACTTCGCGCCGGTGGTGGTGGTCGTCGCGGAGCGGTGTCTGCGGCGGGGGTACGGGTCGGCGGGGGTGCCCGCTGGAGTGCGGACGGGGATCGTGCTGGTCAGCGCCAGCGGCGATCTCGCCAGCGCCCAGCACGTACGGGAGACCGTCGAGGCCGGCGGGCGGGTCGGCCCGCTGTTCTTCTTCCAGTCCGTGCCCAACAGCGTCGCCGGGCACATCGCGGCCCGCTGGGACCTGCGCGGCCCGGTGGTCTGTCTCAGCCCGACCGGCGACCCGTACAGCGACGGCGTCGCCGAGGCCGACCTGCTGCGCGACGACGGCGACGCCGACGAGGTGTTGCTGATCCTGATCGAACAGGCACCCGACCGGCCGACCGAGGCGGTCGCGGTGCTGCTGGGGGGAGGAGCACGACAATGA
- a CDS encoding 4'-phosphopantetheinyl transferase family protein: MDQLTVSGRDTVYVWVGRDTGGQPDPAAVLVRRAGSLLLGRAETAVVLTHDRKGRPVVRVDDVGLAVSVSRTAGLVVVAARRAGAVGVDVERIRPLPALALARRWFPPTELAWLGDRPEAGRTVDFLRLWTAKEAVGKALGRGLRDDGLRRLMPPPGLPLRPVPGVEHLRVGHPHLDGGLVLAVAAHANAPVDVEVVQWPGHGVTAERSTSVERTSLPVVVRGN, encoded by the coding sequence GTGGATCAGTTGACGGTGTCCGGTCGGGACACCGTCTACGTGTGGGTCGGCCGGGACACCGGCGGTCAGCCGGATCCGGCCGCTGTGCTGGTGCGGCGGGCGGGTTCGCTGCTGCTCGGTCGCGCGGAGACCGCTGTGGTGCTGACGCACGACCGCAAAGGACGGCCGGTCGTCAGGGTCGACGACGTCGGGTTGGCGGTCAGCGTCAGCCGCACCGCCGGGCTGGTGGTGGTCGCCGCCCGCCGCGCTGGCGCCGTCGGGGTGGACGTGGAGCGGATCCGCCCGCTGCCGGCGCTCGCGCTGGCCCGCCGCTGGTTCCCGCCCACCGAGCTGGCCTGGTTGGGCGATCGGCCCGAGGCTGGCCGGACTGTGGACTTCCTGCGGCTGTGGACCGCGAAGGAGGCGGTCGGCAAGGCGCTCGGGCGGGGGTTGCGGGACGACGGGCTGCGCCGGCTGATGCCGCCGCCGGGGCTGCCGTTGCGGCCGGTGCCCGGTGTCGAGCACCTGCGGGTCGGTCACCCGCACCTGGACGGGGGCCTCGTCCTGGCCGTCGCCGCGCACGCGAACGCGCCTGTCGACGTCGAGGTGGTGCAGTGGCCCGGTCACGGGGTGACCGCCGAACGCAGCACGTCGGTCGAGCGGACCAGCTTGCCGGTGGTGGTACGGGGCAACTGA
- a CDS encoding class I adenylate-forming enzyme family protein, translated as MDEVLFGGHPTDVCLRLPDPVDRGTLHRLVSAAQDRLTAAGLRPGGAAALRLPPSLAYVVNLLATWRAGGQAILLDHRLTDHEVDRALRRLTPQVMVAPVRTGGGALKIFVDVTEGVTRYADRPAVSGHAVIQLSSGSTGPSKVIGRTAAALVAEVHRYTRIDGVALPGERIILLPSMVHVLGLVGGLLYGLHAGVELVPPERLSGDAVLAAISAGTTPATVLGVPFHIGLLASTRPTGPLPQLRRMTTGGELVPAAVARAFTDRYGVPLGNMYGMTEVGVIGTDLYGAHRPSIAPAPGIEVRESGGELWVSCPASPYVGLSDPTRWSDGWLHTRDAGTVDEHTGLVTVRGRLDSQVSVGGMKVDLTEVEATVAELTGVAAAVVVWDDGITAYVQPDGPLSEETLDKLLAERLAGYKRPRVLHLLDQLPRTTTGKLVRSTDVLRSAVTP; from the coding sequence GTGGATGAAGTCCTCTTCGGGGGCCACCCGACCGACGTTTGTCTCCGTCTGCCCGACCCCGTCGACCGGGGCACCCTGCATCGGTTGGTCTCCGCCGCGCAGGACCGGCTGACCGCCGCCGGACTGCGCCCCGGTGGCGCCGCGGCGCTGCGGTTGCCGCCGTCGCTGGCGTACGTGGTGAACCTGCTCGCCACCTGGCGCGCCGGGGGGCAGGCGATCCTGCTCGACCACCGGCTCACCGACCACGAGGTGGACCGCGCGCTGCGCCGGTTGACCCCGCAGGTGATGGTCGCCCCGGTGCGGACCGGTGGCGGCGCGCTGAAGATCTTCGTCGACGTCACCGAGGGCGTCACCCGGTACGCCGACCGCCCGGCGGTCAGCGGCCACGCCGTGATCCAGCTCAGCTCCGGCTCCACCGGCCCGTCCAAGGTGATCGGCCGCACCGCCGCCGCCCTGGTCGCCGAGGTGCACCGCTACACCCGGATCGACGGGGTGGCGCTGCCCGGCGAGCGGATCATCCTGCTGCCGTCGATGGTGCACGTGCTCGGCCTGGTCGGTGGCCTGCTCTACGGGCTGCACGCCGGGGTCGAGCTGGTGCCGCCGGAGCGGCTCAGCGGCGACGCCGTGCTGGCCGCGATCAGCGCCGGCACCACACCGGCCACCGTCCTCGGTGTGCCGTTCCACATCGGACTGCTCGCCTCCACCCGCCCGACCGGGCCATTGCCGCAGTTGCGGCGGATGACCACCGGGGGCGAGCTGGTGCCGGCGGCCGTCGCCCGGGCGTTCACCGACCGGTACGGGGTGCCGCTGGGCAACATGTACGGGATGACCGAGGTCGGGGTGATCGGCACCGACCTGTACGGGGCGCACCGACCGTCGATCGCCCCCGCGCCCGGGATCGAGGTCCGGGAGTCCGGCGGTGAGCTGTGGGTGTCCTGCCCGGCGTCGCCGTACGTCGGACTGAGCGACCCGACCCGGTGGTCCGACGGCTGGCTGCACACCCGCGACGCCGGCACCGTCGATGAGCACACCGGCCTGGTCACGGTGCGCGGTCGACTCGACTCGCAGGTCTCCGTCGGCGGGATGAAGGTCGACCTGACCGAGGTGGAGGCCACCGTCGCCGAGCTGACCGGGGTGGCCGCCGCCGTGGTGGTCTGGGACGACGGCATCACCGCGTACGTCCAACCCGACGGCCCGCTGTCGGAGGAGACGCTGGACAAACTCCTGGCCGAGCGGTTGGCCGGCTACAAACGGCCCAGGGTGCTGCACCTGCTCGATCAGTTGCCCCGTACCACCACCGGCAAGCTGGTCCGCTCGACCGACGTGCTGCGTTCGGCGGTCACCCCGTGA
- a CDS encoding class I adenylate-forming enzyme family protein, giving the protein MRTRGLRGALAADTELGAGNVLARVLAHGADPDGPGLTFDTAVDGHPAETPLTLGQLDERVAARAAWLHEQGVRPRDPVAVWATAAADMVLSFLALARLGAIPALMNGKLRPEIAAEYIRRLRGVGVLADDAHTALLAGHDLGVPLLGTPAQAGAGDPATAPAHYRHHPDDPIVITHTSGTTGVPKAVLHSHASLFAATRHLLTMPQAQGTTRILNALPAPHTATVLMVNQALGNRAQMFLLSEQGGERVLDAIQRWRPDGVFGFSVTWAELARFDLSGYDLDSVRLWFNTGDASHEPHIRRLVAVGWHDTVTRDGVAKVPGSVFIDGLGSSEMGHSMFHITHRADTDRYGRCIGRPYRFTKVAVLDADGGPVPVGEVGFLGIDSPSLFRGYWNDSVTTHRFRQRGWYLTGDLVRADADGRYYHLDRAVDSVDAGDGRRFYTALSEERILAACPDVTDCTVVIVAEAGVVVTDVLLELAAGADEAEDRTERVRTALGPDVGATLRRVVPVRSADIPVTVTGKVRKVVLRERYLTEAPS; this is encoded by the coding sequence ATGAGGACGCGGGGACTGCGCGGCGCACTGGCCGCCGACACCGAGCTGGGTGCGGGCAACGTCCTGGCCCGGGTACTGGCGCACGGCGCCGACCCGGACGGGCCCGGCCTGACCTTCGACACCGCCGTCGACGGGCACCCGGCCGAGACGCCACTGACGCTGGGGCAGCTCGACGAGCGGGTCGCCGCCCGCGCCGCCTGGCTGCACGAACAGGGGGTACGCCCCCGCGACCCGGTCGCCGTCTGGGCCACCGCCGCCGCCGACATGGTGCTCAGCTTCCTGGCGTTGGCCCGGCTCGGGGCGATCCCGGCGCTGATGAACGGCAAACTCCGTCCGGAGATCGCCGCCGAGTACATCCGCCGCCTGCGGGGCGTCGGTGTGCTGGCCGACGACGCGCACACCGCGCTGCTGGCCGGGCACGACCTCGGCGTACCGCTGCTCGGCACCCCCGCGCAGGCCGGCGCTGGTGACCCGGCCACGGCCCCGGCGCACTACCGGCACCACCCGGACGACCCGATCGTGATCACCCACACCTCCGGGACGACCGGGGTGCCCAAGGCGGTGCTGCACTCGCACGCCAGCCTGTTCGCGGCCACCCGGCACCTGCTCACCATGCCGCAGGCGCAGGGCACCACCCGGATCCTCAACGCGCTGCCCGCCCCGCACACCGCCACGGTGCTGATGGTCAACCAGGCGCTGGGCAACCGCGCGCAGATGTTCCTGCTGTCCGAGCAGGGCGGCGAGCGGGTGCTGGACGCGATCCAGCGCTGGCGCCCCGACGGGGTGTTCGGTTTCTCGGTCACCTGGGCGGAGCTGGCCCGCTTCGACCTGTCCGGGTACGACCTGGACTCGGTACGGCTGTGGTTCAACACCGGCGACGCCTCGCACGAGCCGCACATCCGTCGCCTCGTCGCGGTCGGTTGGCACGACACGGTCACCCGCGACGGGGTGGCGAAGGTGCCCGGTTCGGTCTTCATCGACGGTCTGGGCTCCAGCGAGATGGGGCACTCCATGTTCCACATCACCCACCGCGCCGACACCGACCGGTACGGCCGCTGCATCGGCCGCCCGTACCGGTTCACCAAGGTCGCGGTGCTCGACGCCGACGGCGGCCCGGTGCCGGTCGGCGAGGTGGGTTTCCTGGGCATCGACTCGCCGTCGCTGTTCCGGGGCTACTGGAACGACTCGGTCACCACCCACCGCTTCCGCCAGCGCGGCTGGTACCTCACCGGGGACCTGGTCCGTGCCGACGCCGACGGCCGTTACTACCACCTGGACCGGGCGGTCGACTCGGTCGACGCCGGTGACGGGCGGCGCTTCTACACAGCGCTGTCCGAGGAGCGGATCCTCGCGGCCTGCCCGGACGTCACCGACTGCACTGTGGTGATCGTTGCCGAGGCCGGCGTGGTCGTCACCGACGTGCTGCTGGAGTTGGCCGCCGGCGCCGACGAGGCCGAGGACCGCACCGAGCGGGTCCGCACCGCCCTCGGCCCGGACGTCGGCGCCACACTGCGCCGGGTCGTGCCGGTGCGCTCCGCCGACATCCCGGTCACCGTGACCGGCAAGGTCCGCAA